From one Pedobacter faecalis genomic stretch:
- a CDS encoding SRPBCC domain-containing protein, translating to MRTFKRYTYITASPEEVYLALTKAQSIQLWTGAEVVFTDAPDTEFSLWDGDISGKNLDFEYGKKIVQQWYFGDQEEASIVTIKLHEDKKGTSMEFVQTNIPDQDYADFTEGLNEYFIGGLLDFFEE from the coding sequence ATGAGAACATTTAAGAGATATACCTACATAACCGCTTCACCGGAGGAAGTGTACCTGGCATTAACCAAGGCACAAAGCATACAACTATGGACAGGAGCAGAAGTTGTGTTTACGGATGCCCCTGACACAGAATTTTCCTTGTGGGATGGAGACATAAGCGGCAAAAACCTCGATTTTGAATATGGCAAAAAAATCGTTCAGCAGTGGTACTTCGGCGACCAGGAGGAAGCATCAATTGTTACCATAAAACTTCATGAGGATAAGAAGGGAACTTCGATGGAATTTGTTCAGACGAATATCCCAGACCAAGATTATGCTGACTTTACCGAAGGATTGAATGAATATTTCATTGGCGGACTACTTGATTTCTTTGAAGAATAG
- the lysA gene encoding diaminopimelate decarboxylase: MFSSKDISDFAELETPFYYYDLNLLQQTLLACADAAKVYNFHVHYAMKANFNPKVLDAIKLAGLGADCVSGGEVSKALEVGFDKRKVVFAGVGKSDKEIVAALNSDIFCFNVESIQELEVINGLAEIHGRRARVAIRINPNVDAHTHHNITTGLDENKFGINSWDLPACAEMLKQSAQLDFVGIHFHIGSQITNLDVYKNLCVRVNEFASWFEERGFLVKVLNVGGGLGIDYHNPDNQIPDFDAYFKIFRDFLEVRLNQEVHFELGRALVGQCASLVSRVLYVKNGKKKNFVILDAGMTELMRPALYQAYHQIENLSRREHVQLANLIKYDIVGPICESTDCFGKEVELPETFRGDFVTLRSAGAYGEVMASNYNLRNELRSVYTVNELAD; encoded by the coding sequence ATGTTTTCTTCTAAAGATATTTCTGATTTTGCTGAGCTGGAAACCCCATTTTACTACTATGATCTCAACCTGCTTCAGCAAACTTTGCTAGCTTGCGCCGACGCGGCTAAGGTATATAATTTTCATGTGCATTACGCGATGAAGGCAAACTTTAACCCGAAGGTTCTGGATGCGATAAAGCTCGCCGGACTGGGTGCTGATTGTGTAAGCGGTGGCGAGGTAAGTAAAGCTTTGGAGGTAGGTTTTGATAAGCGTAAGGTCGTTTTTGCTGGTGTGGGTAAATCTGATAAGGAAATTGTAGCCGCGCTAAACAGCGATATCTTCTGTTTCAATGTTGAATCCATCCAGGAACTGGAAGTCATTAACGGACTTGCTGAAATACATGGAAGGCGTGCCCGGGTTGCGATTCGTATCAATCCGAATGTAGATGCTCATACACATCATAATATCACTACTGGGCTGGATGAGAACAAGTTCGGGATCAATTCGTGGGATTTACCGGCATGTGCCGAGATGCTTAAACAATCGGCTCAGCTCGACTTTGTTGGTATTCACTTCCACATCGGCTCACAGATTACCAATCTTGACGTATACAAAAACCTTTGTGTACGCGTTAACGAGTTTGCTTCATGGTTTGAGGAGCGTGGGTTTCTTGTTAAAGTTCTCAACGTTGGGGGTGGACTGGGTATTGACTATCATAATCCGGACAATCAGATTCCTGATTTTGACGCCTATTTTAAAATATTCCGTGATTTTCTGGAAGTTCGGCTTAATCAGGAGGTGCATTTTGAACTGGGGAGGGCACTGGTAGGTCAATGCGCATCACTGGTAAGCCGAGTTCTATATGTGAAGAATGGCAAAAAGAAGAATTTTGTCATACTTGATGCTGGTATGACTGAACTGATGCGTCCGGCACTTTACCAGGCCTATCATCAGATTGAAAATCTGAGCAGGAGAGAGCACGTTCAGCTAGCCAACTTGATAAAATATGATATTGTAGGCCCAATTTGCGAGAGTACTGACTGTTTTGGGAAGGAAGTGGAGCTTCCGGAAACCTTTCGTGGCGATTTCGTTACGCTAAGAAGTGCGGGGGCATATGGAGAAGTAATGGCTTCCAATTACAACCTCAGAAATGAGCTGAGGTCAGTATACACGGTTAATGAGCTCGCGGACTAA